A stretch of the Lolium perenne isolate Kyuss_39 chromosome 3, Kyuss_2.0, whole genome shotgun sequence genome encodes the following:
- the LOC139837541 gene encoding uncharacterized protein, which translates to MGVKDLVWRALEFYKVNNGEKTFAFPHCWKELHGTPKFQEGYEGYMATLTGNNPAKDATVIDLDGGQPCGSSASRASRPRGHKSTKADMKRDASSMLLYGTLKEMHADREVSTDKRDERRRREKEEDRKKFFDVQQKKLEIEEVKAKTKAKELELKERELELIAMARAKEVELKAKEVELKRQAEDNLIMNADLTNMSEAKRAWFEKRQKEILERPI; encoded by the exons ATGGGTGtgaaggacttg GTGTGGCGAGCTTTGGAATTCtacaaagtcaacaatggagagaagacctttgccttccctcattgttggaaggAACTCCACGGCACCCCCAAGTTCCAGGAGGGGTACGAGGGGTACATGGCGACCTTGACTGGCAACAATCCCGCCAAAGATGCCActgtcattgaccttgatggtgggcagccttgcggtagctccgcttctcgtgcaagtcgtCCACGCGGCCACAAGTCAACCAAAGCCGACATGAAGCGTGATGCTTCGTCCATGCTATTGTACGGCActttgaaggagatgcatgcggacagagaggtgtccacggacaagagggatgagaggaGGCGCCGGGAGAAAGAAGAGGACAGGAAGAAATTCTTTGATGTCCAGCAGAAGAAGCTTGAGATTGAAGAGGTCAAGGCCAAGACCAAAGCTAAAGAACttgagctcaaagagagagaacttgagctcatagcaatggcaagggccaaagaggtggagctgaaggcgaaggaagttgagctcaaacgccaagccgaggacaacctcatcatgaacgccgacttgaccaacatgagcgaggcaaagagagcttggttcgagaagagACAGAAGGAGATCCTCG